The DNA sequence AGGGCGACATAGATGAAGCCGATCAACAGGGTTGCTCCGACGACCGGGTTCATGTCCGCGTTCATGAGCGAGACGGTGAGGTATTGGCCAAGGCCCGGCCAGCTGAAGACGGTTTCCGTCACCACGGCACCTTCGAGAAGCCCGGCATAGGTGAGTGCGAGAACCGTGACGAGCTGCACGGCAACCGTCGGGAAGGCGTGTCCCCAGATGACGGTCATGGCCGAAAGCCCCTTGGCGCGGGCGGTGATGACATATTCACCCTTCAGCGCATCGATCATGAAGGCGCGCGTCATGCGGGTGATATAGGCCATGCTGAAATAGGCGAGAATGCAGACTGGCTGCACCATATGGGCAATGGCGTCATAAAAGGCGTCCCAGTCACCCGCAAGCAGCGTGTCGACCGTCATCAGGCCGGTAATCTGCGTGATCATGCCGTCATAGATGATGTCCTGCCGGCCCGGTCCCGGTGCAACGCCAAGCGTGGCGTAAAAGACGAGCAGCGAAATCAGCGCCAGCATGAAGACCGGCACGGAGTGACCGGCAAGGCAGACGACGCGGATGACCTGGTCGGTCAGCTTGCCCTGCTTCACGGCGGCCCAGACACCGAGCGGAATGCCGATCAGCGCTGCAAGGATTAGGGCTGCGGTGGCAAGTTCGAAGGTGGCGGGGAAGACGCGCTTGATATCGATCCAGACCGGATTGCGGGTCAGGATCGAATTGCCGAAATCGCCATGCAGAACCTGCGAGACATAATGGAAGAACTGCACGACCAGCGGCTGGTCAAGACCCATTTCGGCCCGCACCCGCACGATGACGTCTTCGGGCGCATTGTCGCCGACCGCCGCGATGACGGGATCGACGGGCATGACGCGCCCGATCATGAAGGTGATGACCATCAAACCGAACAGCGTCAGAATGACGCTGCCCAGTATCGACGATATGCTTTTAACGCGCTTGTTCAATGTCACGCTTTCTTCGCATCGTGGTAGGAATTGCCCTCGGAGAGAACGCCGAGTTCGAAGCCGGAAACGCCCTTGCGGAAGGCCGCCGTCTTCGTGGTCTGGAACATGAACACGAAGGGGCTGTTTTCCATGTGCTCGCGCTGCAGGGCTTCGTAAAGCTCCACGCGCTTTGCCGGGTCCTTCTCGTCACGGGCGGCTTCCGCCTTGGCGGCGAAATCGTCGTTCTTGAAACGCGAACGCCACAGGAAGGGCTTGGACTTGGCGTCGTCGCCATTATCCTTGTTGATGTTGAAGACATCGGCGTTGGAATGCGGATCGAAATAATCCGTACCCCATGCGGACAGCGCCATCTGGTGTTCGCGGGCGCGCATCTTGGTCAGGACCTGACGGTTCTCGGCCGACTGCAGGCGCACCTTGATGCCGATATCGGCAAGGTTTGCCTGAATGGCCTGCGCCAGATCCGGGTAAGGCTGGGCGGAATAGTGATCCATGCTGATCTCGAAACCGTCGGCAAGACCGGCTTCGGCCATCAGCGCCTTCGCCTTTTCGACATCTCGCTGGAACGGAATGTCGTTAACGGCGCCGGGGAAACCCTTCGGCTCGAAGCTCTGGTGGATCTCGTGCGTCAGCGACACCAGGTTTTCCTGCATGCCCTTATAGTCCAGCGCCCACTTGATCGCCTGCCAGACCTGCGGCTTGGCAAGGTTCTCATTGCCTTGGTTGAGCGAGATCAACACCAGCGAGGCGATGGACTTGCGCTCCAGCTCGATATTGGCGTCGTCCTTGACGGTACGCAGCTGCTCCGAGGTGAGGTCGCGGGCGATGTCGATATCGCCCTTCTGCAGCATCAGCAGCTGCGAAGACGGATCGGTGACGTGGCGCAGCACGATGCGCTTGATATTGCCCTTGTAAGGACCGTTCGGATTGACGGTGAGCGCTACGCTTTCGCTCGGCTTCCAGGCCTGCAGAACGAAATCGCCCGAACCGGCACTGTTCTTTTGCAGCCAGCCATTGCCGAGGTCTTCGCCGGAAGCATTGGCGAGAACCGCCTTCTTTTCGACGATCGCGCCGATATTGGCGGAGAGGCAATAAAGCAGGAAGGAGATGGCGGTCGGCTTTGCCGTCGTCAGCTTCACCGTCTTGTCGTCGGCGGCAACGATGGTCGTTTCGGCATTCTCAGGCGTGAAGCCGAACTGGCTGATGATGAAGGCCGGGCTCTTGTTCATCTTGATGGCGCGCTGCAGCGAGAAGGCAACGTCTTCCGCGGTCACTTTCGCACCGCTGGAGAAGGTCGCTTCGTCACCGATCACAAAGGTGAAGACCTTGCTGTCCGCATCGGCTTCCCATGATTTCGCGATGACCGGATCAACCTTGGTGGAATCCTCACGGTTGGCGCGCACCAGCTTCTGATACATGTTGGAGATGATTTCACCGCCGACGGCTTCGAAACCTTCATGCGGGTCAAGGCTCGTCATATTGTCCAGCTGCTGGGCGACAACCAGAATATCCTTGGGCGTCGCGGCAAAGGCCGGAATACGCGCATAGGACAGGAACGGAACGGCAGCGCCGGCAATCAGCAGGTTGCGTCTTGAAATCATCGAAAATCCCCTTTCGGACCTTATTTTTCGGAAACGGTGTGGGTTTGCCCCAATCCAGTCATTTTTTTTATGTTTTCCCGCGATTACCACGAGCAAACGAGGCCCGACCAATTCCAAATTTGGCAGAGCCTATGCATGGATTGCATTTGCTCCCGCCTTGACCTTTCCTCTACCAATTCCCAAAACTCCCCCGATGGCGCGCCCGCGCCGACCCATTTCCGAAGGTGAATGACCATGACCGATGAAAAAACCGTCCCCGTCTTCGACGGCCACAACGATGTGCTGCTGCGGTTATGGCGATCGGGCAATGCCTCACCTGAAACGCTGCTCATCGAGGGTGATACTGTTGGCCACATCGACCTGCCACGCGCCAGGAAGGGCGGGCTGGCCGGCGGCCTCTGCGCCATTTACGTGCCGTCGCCGAGCATGGAGAAAGATGCGAACGGCGATTTTTCGACACCGTCAGAAGCCGACGCGCTGAAGGCGACGCTCGCCATGGCCGGCCTGCTGTTCCGCGCCGAGAAACAGTCCGCCGGCGCACTCAAGGTTTGCCGCACTGCCGCCGATATCCGCAGCGCCATGGCAGAGGGTGCTTTTGCCTCGGTTTTCCATATCGAAGGCGCGGAAGCGATCGGCGCTGATCTAGATGCGCTGCACGTGCTCTGCGAGGCGGGCCTTCGCACGCTCGGACCGGTCTGGAGCCGCCCGAACATCTTCGCTTATGGCGTTCCCTTCCGTTTCCCCTCGACGCCGGATATCGGCCCCGGCCTCACCGATGCGGGCAGGCGGCTGGTGAAGACCTGCAACGAGCTGAAGATCATGGTCGACCTGTCGCACATGAATGAGCAGGGTTTCTGGGACATCGCCAAGATTTCCGATGCGCCGCTGGTGGCGTCGCATTCCAACGCCTATGCAATCTGCAACCACAGCCGCAACCTGACGGACCGCCAGCTGGACGCCATCCGCGACACGGGCGGTCTTGCCGGCATCAATTTCGGCGTTTTGTTCCTGCGCCAGGACGGCGTGAAGAACCCCAATACCGATCTTGGCGAACTTGTCCGCCACGTTGACTATATCGTCAACCGCATCGGCATCGATCACGTAGCGCTCGGTTCAGACTTCGACGGCACCACCATTCCCGCCGCCATGAAGGATGCGGGCGATCTGCAATTGTTGGTCGAAGCCCTGCGCAAGGGCGGTTATGACGACAAGGCGCTTGCCAAGATCTGCCACGGCAACTGGGTCCGCGTACTGGAAAAGACCTGGGGTGCGTAAGGCTCAGCATAAAATCCACCTCCGGCGCACAGCGCCGGAGATATGAAGCGGCAGGCCCTTAAGCCT is a window from the Agrobacterium tumefaciens genome containing:
- a CDS encoding dipeptidase, giving the protein MTDEKTVPVFDGHNDVLLRLWRSGNASPETLLIEGDTVGHIDLPRARKGGLAGGLCAIYVPSPSMEKDANGDFSTPSEADALKATLAMAGLLFRAEKQSAGALKVCRTAADIRSAMAEGAFASVFHIEGAEAIGADLDALHVLCEAGLRTLGPVWSRPNIFAYGVPFRFPSTPDIGPGLTDAGRRLVKTCNELKIMVDLSHMNEQGFWDIAKISDAPLVASHSNAYAICNHSRNLTDRQLDAIRDTGGLAGINFGVLFLRQDGVKNPNTDLGELVRHVDYIVNRIGIDHVALGSDFDGTTIPAAMKDAGDLQLLVEALRKGGYDDKALAKICHGNWVRVLEKTWGA
- a CDS encoding ABC transporter permease, encoding MNKRVKSISSILGSVILTLFGLMVITFMIGRVMPVDPVIAAVGDNAPEDVIVRVRAEMGLDQPLVVQFFHYVSQVLHGDFGNSILTRNPVWIDIKRVFPATFELATAALILAALIGIPLGVWAAVKQGKLTDQVIRVVCLAGHSVPVFMLALISLLVFYATLGVAPGPGRQDIIYDGMITQITGLMTVDTLLAGDWDAFYDAIAHMVQPVCILAYFSMAYITRMTRAFMIDALKGEYVITARAKGLSAMTVIWGHAFPTVAVQLVTVLALTYAGLLEGAVVTETVFSWPGLGQYLTVSLMNADMNPVVGATLLIGFIYVALNLLADVLYRVMDPRVR
- a CDS encoding ABC transporter substrate-binding protein, translating into MISRRNLLIAGAAVPFLSYARIPAFAATPKDILVVAQQLDNMTSLDPHEGFEAVGGEIISNMYQKLVRANREDSTKVDPVIAKSWEADADSKVFTFVIGDEATFSSGAKVTAEDVAFSLQRAIKMNKSPAFIISQFGFTPENAETTIVAADDKTVKLTTAKPTAISFLLYCLSANIGAIVEKKAVLANASGEDLGNGWLQKNSAGSGDFVLQAWKPSESVALTVNPNGPYKGNIKRIVLRHVTDPSSQLLMLQKGDIDIARDLTSEQLRTVKDDANIELERKSIASLVLISLNQGNENLAKPQVWQAIKWALDYKGMQENLVSLTHEIHQSFEPKGFPGAVNDIPFQRDVEKAKALMAEAGLADGFEISMDHYSAQPYPDLAQAIQANLADIGIKVRLQSAENRQVLTKMRAREHQMALSAWGTDYFDPHSNADVFNINKDNGDDAKSKPFLWRSRFKNDDFAAKAEAARDEKDPAKRVELYEALQREHMENSPFVFMFQTTKTAAFRKGVSGFELGVLSEGNSYHDAKKA